The genomic interval CAATTCCAATACCTCTTCTTCCAATTTTACAATAAAGAATACAACGATTAGCGGAAATGCGGCAGTTTCTTCAACTTCAGGAGCAGCAGGTGGGGGTCTTTATACCCTTACAGGAAATAATGCTTCAATTTTTAATCTATCTCTTAATCATTGTACGATTTATGGCAATACTGCTTCCACGAATTCATTAACTTCAGGAACTTATGGCGGAGGAATTGTTTGTGCAGGTGTTGCCAATAGTGCTTTAACACTAATTAATTCAACCGTTCATGGAAATACGGCCTCATCCAATAATACAGAAGATGGTGGCGGAATTTATATTTCCCCTAATACAAACTTTACAATAGGTAGTAGTATCCTAGCAGGAAATGTTGGAGACAATACTATTTTTGGTTCAATTTCTACCAGCAACGGATATAACATTTTTGATGATGCACCAGTAGGAACCGTTATCTCTGATCAAACGAATGTAAGTAGTGTTGCATTAAATTTAGGACCTTTACAGAACAATGGTGGCAGTACTTTTACGATGGCGCCAGGTATTGGCAGTGTGGCAATAGGAATGGGGAATCCAGCAGATATTTCTGATGCACAAAATGGTGCCATAGTTGGAATAAGAGATGTAGGTGCAGCAGAAAATGGAATCACAGCTTGTCAAACAGTTTATGATTCTATTGTACAGACCATTTGTTACGGAGCTACTTTCAATTTTGGAGGAAATCTTTTGACGAGTTCAGGAATGTATAAGGATACTATGACTAGTATCAATGGCTGCGACAGTGTTGTTACATTGAACCTCACTGTGAGTGAGCAATTAACGGGTGTAGATACTCAAACTGCTTGCGAAAGTTATACATGGATGGATGGTACTAATTATACTGAAAACAATACATTAGCCACCTATACCTTATCAAGTGTAAATGGCTGTGATAGTATAGTAACCTTATACTTGATAATCAAAACGCAGAGACAACGATTGATACTAAAACTGCCTGTGGAAGTTATACATGGATTGATGGGAACACATATATTGCAAATAATAGTACAGCATCGCATACGCTTTCAAATTCAAATGGTTGTGATAGTATAGTTACTTTAAACTTAACAATTACTAGTTCGGAATCAATAACTGATTTTGTCACAGCGTGTGATAGTTACATTTGGATTGATGGGAATACTTACGCTACTGATAATAACACAGCAATACATACTTATACAAATGGTAATGGGTGCCTAGTTACGGCAACATTAAATTTGACACTAAATACTGCAGTAACGGGAACAGATACAAAAACTGCGTGTGGAAGTTATACATGGATTGATGGGAATACATATAACGCAAGCAACAATTCAGCAATTTTCAATATTGTTGGTGGTGCTGCCACTGGTTGTGATTCGTTGGTAACTCTTGATTTAACGATAAATAATGTTTCGGATATCACTACATCAGTGAGCGGAATTGTTATTTCATCTAATAATACTGCTGCAAGCTATCAGTGGCTGAATTGCGACAATAACTATATTCCCATTGTAGGAGAAACAAATCAGAACTTCACGGCAACTGCCAACGGAAACTATGCTGTAAAGCTGACGGAGAACGGCTGTGTAGACACATCTTTCTGTGTTTCCATTGCAACTGTTAGTCTTATGGAGAACGATTTTGGAGATGCACTTGTAGTTTCCCCAAACCCAACTGAGGGCAATTTTTCAGTTAATCTTGGTGAAAAATATTACGCTCTAAAAATCGACATTACCGATTTGAATGGCAAAATCATTCAAACAAAAGAATTCGATAATTCTCAAGTCTTGAACCTGAATATACAAGAACCTGCGGGTGTATATTTCGTGACCATAACATCTGCAGAATTGAGAGCTGTAATTCGACTAATAAAGAAATAAAGACGATTGCTA from Fluviicola taffensis DSM 16823 carries:
- a CDS encoding T9SS type A sorting domain-containing protein, with translation MTLNTAVTGTDTKTACGSYTWIDGNTYNASNNSAIFNIVGGAATGCDSLVTLDLTINNVSDITTSVSGIVISSNNTAASYQWLNCDNNYIPIVGETNQNFTATANGNYAVKLTENGCVDTSFCVSIATVSLMENDFGDALVVSPNPTEGNFSVNLGEKYYALKIDITDLNGKIIQTKEFDNSQVLNLNIQEPAGVYFVTITSAELRAVIRLIKK